Proteins from a single region of Theobroma cacao cultivar B97-61/B2 chromosome 10, Criollo_cocoa_genome_V2, whole genome shotgun sequence:
- the LOC18585784 gene encoding probably inactive leucine-rich repeat receptor-like protein kinase IMK2 isoform X2, with the protein MATMVIPIIKLLGCFFIQPVSSQAWDGVIVTAADFQALQAFKQELIDPKGFLKSWNDSGYGACSGGWVGIKCAQGQVIVIQLPWKGLGGRITEKIGQFQALRKLSLHDNLIGGSIPRALGILPDLRGVQLFNNRLSGSIPASLGSCPLLQTLDLSNNSLTGTIPESLANSTKLFRLNVSFNSLSGSIPVSFTHSTSLIFLALQHNNLSGSIPDSWGATQKNSFYQLQYLTLDHNFLSGSIPASLGNLSELQEVSLSHNLITGPIPSDMGSLSVLRNLDLSNNAINGSLPATLSKLSSLVLLNLESNDLENQIPESIDSLHNLSVLVLKSNKFSGPIPATLGNISSLTQLDLSENTLNGEIPFSLADLKGLNSLNVSYNNLSGPVPTPLSQKFNSSSFVGNIQLCGYPGSTPCPAPAPSQNVPSSPSEKSKHKHRKLNTKDIILIAAGALLIVLLVLCFVLLCCLIKRRATSKAKNGQTTGAAAAARGEKGTPAAGGEVEAGGEAGGKLVHFDGPMVFTADDLLCATAEIMGKSTYGTVYKATLEDGNQVAVKRLREKITKGEREFENEVNVLGKIRHLNLLALRAYYLGPKGEKLLVFDYMPKGSLATFLHARGPDTPIDWPTRMRIAKGVTRGLLYLHTQENIIHGNLTSSNVLLDEDTTAKIADFGLSRLMTDAANANVIATAGALGYRAPELSKLKKANTKTDVYSLGVIILELLTGKSPGEAMNGVDLPQWVASIVKEEWTNEVFDLELMRDAPSIGDELLNTLKLALHCVDPSPSARPEVQHVLQQLEEIRLETPASSGPSGDDGAAGPSTSE; encoded by the exons CTGCTCGGGTGCTTCTTCATTCAACCAGTTTCAAGTCAGGCCTGGGATGGCGTCATTGTCACAGCAGCTGATTTTCAAGCACTTCAAGCGTTTAAGCAAGAGTTAATTGACCCAAAAGGGTTCTTAAAGAGCTGGAACGACAGTGGCTATGGTGCTTGTTCTGGTGGTTGGGTTGGAATCAAGTGTGCTCAAGGGCAAGTCATAGTTATCCAACTCCCATGGAAAGGACTAGGTGGCAGAATCACTGAGAAAATTGGGCAATTCCAAGCACTTCGAAAGCTTAGCCTTCATGATAATCTCATTGGCGGCTCCATCCCTCGAGCATTAGGCATTCTCCCTGATCTTAGAGGTGTTCAGCTATTCAATAACAGGCTTTCAGGCTCAATTCCTGCTTCATTAGGTTCATGTCCTTTGCTTCAAACTCTTGACCTTAGTAATAATTCACTCACTGGGACAATCCCTGAGAGTCTTGCGAACTCTACTAAGCTTTTCAGGCTCAACGTTAGCTTCAATTCTTTGTCAGGATCAATCCCAGTTTCTTTCACTCATTCTacttctcttatttttcttgcaCTTCAACACAACAACCTTTCTGGTTCTATCCCAGATTCTTGGGGTGCAACACAAAAGAATAGCTTTTATCAACTTCAGTACTTAACCCTTGACCATAACTTCCTTTCTGGAAGCATACCTGCCTCTTTAGGAAACTTAAGTGAGCTCCAAGAGGTTTCTCTTAGTCATAATCTGATTACTGGACCCATACCAAGTGATATGGGAAGTCTTTCTGTGCTCAGGAATCTAGATCTTTCTAATAATGCAATTAATGGAAGCTTGCCTGCTACTCTCTCCAAactttcctctcttgttctgtTAAACCTGGAAAGCAATGATCTTGAAAATCAAATCCCAGAATCCATTGACAGTTTACATAACCTTTCTGTTCTAGTTTTGAAGAGCAACAAATTTAGTGGTCCAATTCCAGCAACTTTAGGGAACATTTCCAGTTTAACTCAACTTGATTTGTCAGAGAATACGCTCAATGGAGAAATCCCATTTTCTCTTGCTGATCTCAAAGGTCTTAATTCTTTAAATGTTTCATATAACAACCTCTCTGGCCCTGTTCCAACTCCACTCTCCCAAAAGTTCAACTCAAGCTCTTTTGTGGGAAATATTCAGTTATGTGGTTATCCTGGATCAACTCCATGCCCTGCTCCAGCACCTTCTCAAAATGTCCCTTCTTCACCATCCGAGAAATCGAAACATAAAcatagaaaattgaataccAAAGATATAATCCTAATTGCTGCAGGAGCCCTACTTATAGTTCTGCTTGTTCTTTGTTTCGTTTTGCTGTGTTGCTTGATCAAAAGAAGGGCAACATCGAAGGCAAAAAATGGTCAAACAACTGGAGCTGCTGCTGCAGCAAGAGGTGAAAAGGGAACTCCAGCAGCTGGTGGTGAAGTTGAAGCAGGAGGAGAGGCTGGTGGGAAACTAGTCCATTTTGATGGGCCCATGGTTTTTACTGCTGATGATCTTTTGTGTGCAACTGCGGAAATTATGGGGAAGAGCACCTATGGGACAGTCTATAAGGCCACATTAGAGGATGGAAACCAGGTGGCAGTGAAGAGACTTAGAGAAAAGATTACCAAAGGtgagagagaatttgaaaatgaggtCAATGTGCTAGGCAAAATCCGTCATCTGAATCTTCTGGCTTTGAGGGCTTATTACTTAGGACCCAAGGGAGAGAAGCTTCTTGTTTTTGATTACATGCCTAAAGGGAGTCTTGCAACTTTCCTTCATG CTCGAGGGCCAGACACACCCATTGATTGGCCAACAAGGATGAGAATAGCAAAGGGTGTTACTCGAGGCCTGCTGTACCTTCACACTCAAGAGAACATAATTCATGGGAACCTTACATCAAGCAATGTGTTACTTGATGAGGATACAACTGCTAAAATAGCAGATTTTGGCCTTTCTCGTCTAATGACGGATGCTGCAAATGCTAATGTAATTGCAACAGCTGGAGCATTAGGCTACAGAGCGCCGGAGCTTTCAAAGCTCAAGAAAGCCAACACAAAGACTGATGTGTACAGCCTTGGGGTTATCATATTAGAACTCCTAACGGGGAAATCTCCTGGAGAGGCAATGAATGGTGTGGATTTGCCACAATGGGTTGCCTCTATAGTGAAAGAAGAGTGGACAAATGAAGTCTTTGATCTGGAGTTGATGAGGGATGCACCTTCCATTGGTGATGAGTTACTAAACACTTTGAAACTGGCTTTGCATTGTGTTGATCCATCACCATCTGCACGACCAGAAGTTCAACACGTTCTCCAGCAGCTAGAAGAGATTAGGCTAGAGACACCTGCTAGTTCTGGACCCTCTGGTGATGATGGAGCAGCAGGTCCTTCAACAAGCGAGTGA
- the LOC18585786 gene encoding cation/H(+) antiporter 15, with product MHYQGVFASGNPLDYIVPVFMLQVILSVVISRVIYIVLRPLKQPKLVCNILAGIILGPSVLGRNKSYMERMFAPKEMMVLGTMSNMATTLYIFIICIKMDATMLSRTSKKTWRFGLSCTIIPFFFTMILTELLRHFLPGFRDSQFFPIQFSVVSSLSYFIVIVHALDELDLLSSELGQLSTSITLLNELVSCMIVMLGITLGQKDTIHMMYSFLSLCGLIAFAIFVIRPVLHWIIKRTPRGSPVNEGYVIAILLWTLLLGVTTDALGGSFSPAAMIMGLIIPDGPPLGATIIQKSELLISEFFLPLFFVRIGYFTNLSAIQDWTELVIFGALILVGYLGKLVGSCLVSSTINMRKSTAILLSLILSLQGVNELLNGVRWKHQKLLDEQNFATFVLSIVILNGIITPIIEIFYKPEVKTFDPSSVKLHSRSLGMTSSVGELRIISCVEDEDNVPSFTSLLEALNPTEVNPICAYVIHLVPLSTQTVPLLVPYKSHKRRFSTPNGSDSIMRAFLNYSQNSQGPVHIQPFRMISPFKYMHEPICRLAEAIRTPLVLVPFFKSQEVHSIEGSLRIFNTNIQQFSRCTVGILVDRGLRTHISVNSFSYNVAVIFLGGADDREVLAFAARMSSHPNIAITVLRIHLRGNCARGFEDERELDDSLFRDFKAMNVGNACVVCHEMVADNSEEVMIALGSLANCYNLVIVGKRQGCNSQFEEGLIAWTQYPELGVIGDAMAAPDFCGGMMSVLVLQHFGERNQNSTRFTSFDC from the exons ATGCATTACCAGGGCGTATTTGCTAGCGGTAATCCTTTAGACTACATCGTTCCTGTCTTCATGCTTCAAGTCATCTTGTCTGTCGTGATCTCCCGGGTGATCTACATTGTTCTCAGGCCATTAAAGCAACCAAAACTTGTATGCAATATCTTG GCTGGAATTATCCTAGGACCTTCTGTCCTCGGGCGCAACAAATCATACATGGAAAGAATGTTTGCACCAAAAGAGATGATGGTGCTCGGCACCATGTCAAACATGGCCACCACCTTGTACATATTCATTATATGTATCAAAATGGATGCAACTATGCTCTCCAGAACATCCAAGAAGACTTGGAGATTCGGCCTGTCTTGCACGATCATCCCTTTTTTCTTCACTATGATCCTCACTGAATTGCTACGCCATTTCCTTCCTGGATTTAGGGACAGCCAATTCTTTCCCATCCAATTCAGTGTTGTTTCGTCGCTAAGTTATTTCATTGTTATTGTCCATGCCCTGGATGAACTTGATCTTTTAAGTTCTGAGTTGGGACAACTTTCCACATCCATCACATTGCTCAACGAACTTGTTTCATGCATGATTGTAATGCTCGGAATTACTTTAGGGCAGAAAGATACAATACATATGATGTATTCCTTCCTTTCTCTGTGTGGATTGATAGCATTCGCTATCTTTGTTATACGACCAGTACTACATTGGATTATCAAGAGAACACCAAGGGGGAGTCCGGTGAATGAGGGTTATGTCATAGCAATTTTACTTTGGACTTTGTTATTGGGAGTGACCACTGATGCTTTAGGTGGATCCTTCAGCCCTGCAGCTATGATCATGGGCTTAATCATACCAGACGGACCGCCTCTCGGTGCAACAATCATACAAAAATCTGAACTTCTGATCTCAGAGTTTTTTCTGCCTTTGTTCTTTGTTCGCATCGGTTATTTCACCAATTTGTCAGCGATACAGGATTGGACGGAGCTTGTCATCTTTGGAGCACTCATCCTTGTGGGGTATTTAGGAAAGCTAGTAGGAAGTTGCTTGGTttcatcaactatcaacaTGAGAAAAAGTACTGCCATCTTGCTTAGCCTTATTTTGAGTTTACAGGGTGTGAATGAACTACTTAATGGCGTTCGATGGAAACACCAAAAG CTATTAGATGAGCAGAATTTTGCAACTTTCGTGTTGAGCATCGTCATCCTGAATGGCATTATAACACCCATAATAGAAATCTTCTACAAGCCTGAGGTGAAAACTTTTGATCCTAGCTCTGTCAAACTACACAGTAGGTCGCTTGGAATGACTTCAAGCGTCGGAGAGTTACGGATCATTTCCTGCGTTGAAGATGAAGACAACGTCCCAAGCTTCACTAGCCTCCTTGAAGCGTTGAACCCCACGGAAGTGAACCCAATCTGTGCCTACGTGATCCATCTTGTTCCACTTTCTACCCAAACTGTTCCACTTCTAGTCCCTTACAAGAGTCATAAAAGAAGGTTTAGCACGCCCAATGGCTCTGATAGCATCATGCGAGCTTTTCTAAACTACTCACAAAACTCACAGGGTCCAGTTCATATTCAACCCTTCAGAATGATTTCTCCATTTAAGTACATGCATGAACCCATTTGCAGGCTTGCTGAAGCGATACGTACGCCTCTAGTTCTAGTGCCCTTTTTCAAGAGCCAAGAAGTCCATAGCATCGAAGGCAGCTTGCGGATTTTCAACACTAACATCCAACAATTTTCAAGGTGCACGGTTGGGATCCTAGTTGACAGAGGGTTGCGCACCCATATTAGTGTAAATAGCTTCTCTTATAATGTGGCGGTGATCTTTCTTGGCGGAGCTGACGATCGCGAGGTGTTAGCCTTTGCAGCACGCATGTCTAGTCATCCTAACATTGCAATCACCGTATTGAGGATTCACTTGAGAGGAAATTGTGCAAGGGGATTTGAGGATGAGAGGGAGCTGGATGACTCTTTGTTCAGAGACTTCAAGGCTATGAACGTTGGCAATGCTTGTGTTGTTTGTCATGAGATGGTGGCGGATAACAGTGAGGAAGTAATGATTGCACTTGGATCTTTAGCAAATTGCTATAACCTTGTGATTGTGGGAAAGCGGCAAGGATGCAACTCACAGTTTGAAGAAGGATTGATCGCTTGGACACAGTATCCAGAGCTCGGGGTCATTGGTGATGCCATGGCTGCGCCGGATTTTTGTGGGGGAATGATGTCCGTGCTGGTTTTGCAGCATTTTGGTGAAAGAAACCAGAATTCCACCAGATTTACTTCCTTTGATTGCTAA
- the LOC18585785 gene encoding laccase-12 has protein sequence METFKDFSIIFVGLFLLICSALSLANAEVQQHQFVIQATPVKRLCKTHSSITVNGMFPGPTLEVKDGDTLEVKVINKARYNVTIHWHGIRQMRTGWADGPEFVTQCPIRPGGSYTYRFTIQGQVGTLWWHAHSSWLRATVYGALIIRPKEGESYPFPKPKRETPILLGEWWDANPIDVVREATRTGASPNISDAYTINGQPGDLYICSSKDTTIVPIDSGETNLLRVINAALNQPLFFTVANHKLTVVGADASYLKPFTTSVIMLGPGQTTDVLIRGDQAPAQYYMAARAYQSAQNAPFDNTTTTAILEYKSAPCPAKKGLAPKPIMPSLPAYNDTNTVTAFSRSFRSPQKVEVPTDIDESLFFTVGLGLNNCPPNFHKSRCQGPNGTRFTASMNNVSFVLPGNFSLLQAHQQGIPGVFTTDFPGTPPVIFDYTGNVSQSLFQPVTGTKLYKLKYGSRVQIVIQDTSIVTPENHPIHLHGYDFYIIAEGFGNFNPQKDTSKFNLVDPPLRNTVAVPVNGWAVIRFVADNPGVWLMHCHLDVHITWGLAMAFLVENGFGELQTLQAPPPDLPIC, from the exons ATGGAGACTTTCAAGGACTTTTCCATCATTTTCGTAGGCCTTTTCCTTCTCATTTGTTCTGCATTGTCCTTAGCAAATGCGGAAGTTCAACAGCATCAATTTGTC ATCCAAGCAACGCCAGTGAAGAGGCTGTGCAAGACTCACAGCAGCATCACTGTCAACGGCATGTTCCCGGGGCCGACCCTGGAGGTCAAGGATGGAGACACCCTTGAAGTTAAAGTTATCAACAAAGCTAGATATAATGTCACCATTCACTG GCATGGCATTAGGCAAATGAGAACCGGATGGGCAGATGGACCGGAATTCGTGACTCAGTGCCCAATCAGACCAGGAGGAAGTTACACCTACAGGTTCACAATCCAAGGACAAGTAGGAACATTGTGGTGGCATGCTCACAGCTCATGGCTTAGAGCCACTGTTTATGGAGCTCTGATCATCCGTCCGAAAGAAGGAGAATCCTACCCTTTCCCAAAACCCAAGCGTGAAACACCGATCCTACTAG GTGAATGGTGGGATGCAAACCCCATTGATGTTGTGAGGGAAGCAACAAGGACAGGAGCATCTCCAAATATCTCTGATGCGTATACCATCAATGGTCAACCTGGTGACCTCTACATATGCTCCAGCAAAG acACTACGATTGTTCCCATAGATTCTGGCGAGACAAACCTACTAAGAGTCATCAACGCCGCCCTGAACCAACCGCTTTTCTTCACAGTGGCCAACCATAAGCTAACAGTTGTTGGTGCCGATGCCTCCTATCTTAAACCCTTCACCACTTCAGTCATCATGTTAGGCCCTGGGCAAACCACTGACGTTCTGATCAGAGGCGACCAGGCACCGGCTCAATACTACATGGCAGCCCGCGCCTACCAAAGCGCCCAAAACGCACCCTTCGACAACACTACCACCACAGCCATTCTTGAATACAAGTCTGCCCCTTGCCCTGCCAAAAAAGGCCTCGCACCCAAACCAATTATGCCTTCTCTGCCGGCCTACAATGACACAAACACTGTCACAGCCTTCAGCCGAAGCTTTAGGAGTCCCCAAAAAGTTGAAGTCCCAACTGATATCGATGAAAGCCTCTTCTTCACAGTTGGTCTAGGACTCAACAACTGCCCACCAAATTTCCACAAGAGTCGTTGTCAAGGACCAAACGGTACACGTTTCACTGCCAGCATGAACAATGTCTCATTCGTGCTCCCGGGAAACTTCTCCCTGTTGCAAGCTCACCAACAAGGCATTCCAGGAGTATTCACCACAGATTTTCCAGGAACCCCACCAGTGATATTTGATTACACTGGAAACGTGAGCCAATCTCTCTTCCAACCTGTTACAGGAACTAAGTTGTACAAATTGAAGTATGGTTCAAGGGTACAAATCGTGATTCAAGACACAAGCATTGTCACCCCTGAGAACCACCCAATTCATCTTCACGGATACGATTTCTACATCATCGCAGAAGGCTTTGGAAACTTCAATCCTCAAAAAGACACTTCTAAATTCAATCTTGTTGATCCACCTCTCAGGAACACAGTTGCAGTGCCTGTGAATGGATGGGCAGTCATTAGATTCGTTGCGGATAATCCAG GTGTCTGGCTAATGCACTGTCACTTGGATGTTCACATTACTTGGGGTCTGGCCATGGCTTTCTTGGTTGAGAATGGATTTGGAGAATTGCAGACTCTCCAAGCACCACCACCAGATTTGCCTATATGTTAG
- the LOC18585784 gene encoding probably inactive leucine-rich repeat receptor-like protein kinase IMK2 isoform X1: protein MAIEKQDFEFLICRDVDWRCISNKKKEKWKDVSLFSYIFLLLQLLGCFFIQPVSSQAWDGVIVTAADFQALQAFKQELIDPKGFLKSWNDSGYGACSGGWVGIKCAQGQVIVIQLPWKGLGGRITEKIGQFQALRKLSLHDNLIGGSIPRALGILPDLRGVQLFNNRLSGSIPASLGSCPLLQTLDLSNNSLTGTIPESLANSTKLFRLNVSFNSLSGSIPVSFTHSTSLIFLALQHNNLSGSIPDSWGATQKNSFYQLQYLTLDHNFLSGSIPASLGNLSELQEVSLSHNLITGPIPSDMGSLSVLRNLDLSNNAINGSLPATLSKLSSLVLLNLESNDLENQIPESIDSLHNLSVLVLKSNKFSGPIPATLGNISSLTQLDLSENTLNGEIPFSLADLKGLNSLNVSYNNLSGPVPTPLSQKFNSSSFVGNIQLCGYPGSTPCPAPAPSQNVPSSPSEKSKHKHRKLNTKDIILIAAGALLIVLLVLCFVLLCCLIKRRATSKAKNGQTTGAAAAARGEKGTPAAGGEVEAGGEAGGKLVHFDGPMVFTADDLLCATAEIMGKSTYGTVYKATLEDGNQVAVKRLREKITKGEREFENEVNVLGKIRHLNLLALRAYYLGPKGEKLLVFDYMPKGSLATFLHARGPDTPIDWPTRMRIAKGVTRGLLYLHTQENIIHGNLTSSNVLLDEDTTAKIADFGLSRLMTDAANANVIATAGALGYRAPELSKLKKANTKTDVYSLGVIILELLTGKSPGEAMNGVDLPQWVASIVKEEWTNEVFDLELMRDAPSIGDELLNTLKLALHCVDPSPSARPEVQHVLQQLEEIRLETPASSGPSGDDGAAGPSTSE from the exons ATGGCAATAGAGAAGCAAGATTTTGAGTTTTTGATTTGTAGAGATGTAGATTGGCGTTGCATTTCGAataagaagaaggagaaatgGAAGGAcgtttcccttttttcttacattttctTGCTTCTGCAGCTGCTCGGGTGCTTCTTCATTCAACCAGTTTCAAGTCAGGCCTGGGATGGCGTCATTGTCACAGCAGCTGATTTTCAAGCACTTCAAGCGTTTAAGCAAGAGTTAATTGACCCAAAAGGGTTCTTAAAGAGCTGGAACGACAGTGGCTATGGTGCTTGTTCTGGTGGTTGGGTTGGAATCAAGTGTGCTCAAGGGCAAGTCATAGTTATCCAACTCCCATGGAAAGGACTAGGTGGCAGAATCACTGAGAAAATTGGGCAATTCCAAGCACTTCGAAAGCTTAGCCTTCATGATAATCTCATTGGCGGCTCCATCCCTCGAGCATTAGGCATTCTCCCTGATCTTAGAGGTGTTCAGCTATTCAATAACAGGCTTTCAGGCTCAATTCCTGCTTCATTAGGTTCATGTCCTTTGCTTCAAACTCTTGACCTTAGTAATAATTCACTCACTGGGACAATCCCTGAGAGTCTTGCGAACTCTACTAAGCTTTTCAGGCTCAACGTTAGCTTCAATTCTTTGTCAGGATCAATCCCAGTTTCTTTCACTCATTCTacttctcttatttttcttgcaCTTCAACACAACAACCTTTCTGGTTCTATCCCAGATTCTTGGGGTGCAACACAAAAGAATAGCTTTTATCAACTTCAGTACTTAACCCTTGACCATAACTTCCTTTCTGGAAGCATACCTGCCTCTTTAGGAAACTTAAGTGAGCTCCAAGAGGTTTCTCTTAGTCATAATCTGATTACTGGACCCATACCAAGTGATATGGGAAGTCTTTCTGTGCTCAGGAATCTAGATCTTTCTAATAATGCAATTAATGGAAGCTTGCCTGCTACTCTCTCCAAactttcctctcttgttctgtTAAACCTGGAAAGCAATGATCTTGAAAATCAAATCCCAGAATCCATTGACAGTTTACATAACCTTTCTGTTCTAGTTTTGAAGAGCAACAAATTTAGTGGTCCAATTCCAGCAACTTTAGGGAACATTTCCAGTTTAACTCAACTTGATTTGTCAGAGAATACGCTCAATGGAGAAATCCCATTTTCTCTTGCTGATCTCAAAGGTCTTAATTCTTTAAATGTTTCATATAACAACCTCTCTGGCCCTGTTCCAACTCCACTCTCCCAAAAGTTCAACTCAAGCTCTTTTGTGGGAAATATTCAGTTATGTGGTTATCCTGGATCAACTCCATGCCCTGCTCCAGCACCTTCTCAAAATGTCCCTTCTTCACCATCCGAGAAATCGAAACATAAAcatagaaaattgaataccAAAGATATAATCCTAATTGCTGCAGGAGCCCTACTTATAGTTCTGCTTGTTCTTTGTTTCGTTTTGCTGTGTTGCTTGATCAAAAGAAGGGCAACATCGAAGGCAAAAAATGGTCAAACAACTGGAGCTGCTGCTGCAGCAAGAGGTGAAAAGGGAACTCCAGCAGCTGGTGGTGAAGTTGAAGCAGGAGGAGAGGCTGGTGGGAAACTAGTCCATTTTGATGGGCCCATGGTTTTTACTGCTGATGATCTTTTGTGTGCAACTGCGGAAATTATGGGGAAGAGCACCTATGGGACAGTCTATAAGGCCACATTAGAGGATGGAAACCAGGTGGCAGTGAAGAGACTTAGAGAAAAGATTACCAAAGGtgagagagaatttgaaaatgaggtCAATGTGCTAGGCAAAATCCGTCATCTGAATCTTCTGGCTTTGAGGGCTTATTACTTAGGACCCAAGGGAGAGAAGCTTCTTGTTTTTGATTACATGCCTAAAGGGAGTCTTGCAACTTTCCTTCATG CTCGAGGGCCAGACACACCCATTGATTGGCCAACAAGGATGAGAATAGCAAAGGGTGTTACTCGAGGCCTGCTGTACCTTCACACTCAAGAGAACATAATTCATGGGAACCTTACATCAAGCAATGTGTTACTTGATGAGGATACAACTGCTAAAATAGCAGATTTTGGCCTTTCTCGTCTAATGACGGATGCTGCAAATGCTAATGTAATTGCAACAGCTGGAGCATTAGGCTACAGAGCGCCGGAGCTTTCAAAGCTCAAGAAAGCCAACACAAAGACTGATGTGTACAGCCTTGGGGTTATCATATTAGAACTCCTAACGGGGAAATCTCCTGGAGAGGCAATGAATGGTGTGGATTTGCCACAATGGGTTGCCTCTATAGTGAAAGAAGAGTGGACAAATGAAGTCTTTGATCTGGAGTTGATGAGGGATGCACCTTCCATTGGTGATGAGTTACTAAACACTTTGAAACTGGCTTTGCATTGTGTTGATCCATCACCATCTGCACGACCAGAAGTTCAACACGTTCTCCAGCAGCTAGAAGAGATTAGGCTAGAGACACCTGCTAGTTCTGGACCCTCTGGTGATGATGGAGCAGCAGGTCCTTCAACAAGCGAGTGA